A portion of the Manihot esculenta cultivar AM560-2 chromosome 2, M.esculenta_v8, whole genome shotgun sequence genome contains these proteins:
- the LOC110609206 gene encoding uncharacterized protein LOC110609206 isoform X1, which produces MTESKRMANGVALNFPANEEETTSSSLSPPLKAPPRRLRSRLLAEPKTPLSAEDIEAKLREANLRRQAKRQRAEHLRQRRNLSCHLHDNSKMIHEQEYLARKLARYWRRFVKLKKTTFSLAKAYRSLGINEESVKAMPFEQLALLIKSTATINTTKALVDRLESRLRLLWAIRGCQPSLANIDHLLRIAVVQNYTGSSSNNTQRGAKTTKSVKEEAQMPVTLSRYPVRVVLCAYMIMGHPDAVLNGQGECEVTLLESAVRFIREFELLLKIIIDGPIKTSQEEIASEIPSQKTFRFQLEAFDKAWCFYLHHFVSWKLKDAKLLEEDLVRAACQLEFSMMQSKLTLGDDGTLANDMEAIKKQVLDEQKLLREKVQHLSGNTGLKRMECALTEIRSKFIGDEESKSPLKSSSGQISSSCPPHSLEGSSVTNSSAKRIIDDHQSVDTLLVSENELLVNEIVHEYHRGLADTFNAADKDPNNVQEKVRETMERAFWDCVMESVKQDEPDFSWILKLIKEVRDELCEMSPQTWRQEIVETIDVDILSQVLSSGTLDMDYLGKILEFALVTLEKLSAPANDEELKSSHCKLLEELREIFKVGDKSNALISFVVIKGLRNVLQEIQALKREISKARIRFIEPLIKGHAGLEYLKNAFANRYGPPTDALSSLTIARQWLSSVHPIAEQEWDEHIDSLTALESNIESSQVLLPTTLRTGGSISMVSKIGSSATGSNQPECKGERVDKLVRLGLLKLVSGIGGLTPEALPETLKLNISRLRAVQSQFQKIIVISTSLLILHQILLSEKLVSNALDMENLASECMKQLYELLDRVEDVGIAEIVVKISGLLKGKGLVFDAEKLQAKEKLMENMLGKSLQAGDPIFARVSRSIYLALRGVVFGGTGHKGRELAAAALQRVGVALLADMVVEAAEVLIVVATVSCMVHRSWYEKLLNNV; this is translated from the exons ATGACGGAGTCGAAGAGGATGGCCAATGGAGTTGCCTTGAATTTTCCGGCTAACGAGGAGGAAACGACGTCCTCTTCTCTTTCACCTCCGCTGAAGGCGCCTCCTCGAAGGTTGAGGAGCCGTCTTCTCGCGGAGCCTAAAACCCCTCTCTCTGCTGAGGATATCGAAGCTAAGCTCAGAGAGGCTAATCTCCGTCGACAG GCTAAGAGACAAAGGGCAGAACATTTAAGGCAGAGAAGAAACTTGAGCTGCCATCTGCATGACAACTCAAAGATGATCCATGAGCAGGAGTATCTTGCAAGAAAGTTAGCAAG GTACTGGAGGCGTTTTGTGAAATTGAAGAAAACTACTTTCTCTTTGGCAAAAGCATATAGATCCTTGGGAATCAATGAAGAATCTGTTAAAGCAATGCCATTTGAGCAGCTTGCTCTCCTTATCAAGTCAACAGCAACCATTAATACCACAAAAGCTTTAGTTGACCGTCTGGAGAGTCGCCTCAGACTTTTGTGGGCCATTAGAGGTTGTCAACCTAGTCTAGCCAACATTGATCACCTCCTTAGGATTGCTGTTGTCCAAAATTATACAGGCAGTTCTAGCAATAATACCCAGAGAGGAGCCAAAACAACCAAGTCTGTTAAAGAGGAAGCTCAGATGCCAGTAACATTATCAAGATATCCAGTCAGAGTTGTGCTATGTGCATATATGATAATGGGACATCCAGATGCAGTTCTTAATGGACAAGGCGAGTGTGAGGTTACTCTGCTTGAATCTGCAGTTAGATTCATTAGAGAGTTTGAGTTGTTGCTCAAGATTATAATAGATGGCCCTATTAAAACTTCACAAGAGGAAATAGCCTCTGAAATTCCAAGTCAGAAGACCTTCAGATTTCAACTGGAAGCTTTTGATAAAGCATGGTGCTTTTACCTACATCACTTTGTGTCGTGGAAGTTAAAGGATGCTAAATTGTTGGAGGAGGATTTGGTGAGAGCTGCATGCCAACTTGAATTCTCTATGATGCAAAGCAAACTGACCTTAGGAGATGATGGAACTCTTGCTAATGATATGGAGGCTATCAAAAAGCAG GTTTTGGATGAGCAGAAACTTCTAAGGGAAAAAGTGCAGCATCTTAGTGGTAATACTGGACTTAAACGTATGGAATGTGCTCTTACTGAAATACGGTCTAAATTTATTGGAGACGAGGAATCTAAGAGTCCATTGAAGTCATCTTCTGGTCAAATTTCATCCTCATGTCCACCTCATTCATTGGAGGGTTCTTCAGTAACCAATTCTTCTGCCAAAAGGATCATTGATGACCATCAAAGCGTTGATACACTGTTGGTCAGTGAGAATGAATTACTTGTAAATGAAATTGTCCATGAATATCATCGTGGATTAGCTGATACTTTTAATGCTGCCGACAAAGATCCAAACAATGTTCAG GAAAAAGTGAGAGAAACAATGGAAAGGGCTTTTTGGGATTGTGTTATGGAATCTGTCAAACAGGACGAGCCTGATTTTAGTTGGATTCTAAAACTCATTAAGGAAGTTAGGGATGAGCTATGCGAGATGTCTCCTCAGACTTGGAGACAGGAGATTGTTGAAACTATAGATGTTGATATTCTCTCTCAG GTGCTGAGTTCAGGAACTTTAGATATGGATTATCTGGGGAAGATCTTAGAGTTTGCATTAGTAACTTTAGAGAAACTTTCTGCCCCAGCAAATGATGAAGAATTGAAGAGCTCTCACTGTAAATTGCTTGAAGAACTAAGAGAGATTTTTAAAGTTGGAGATAAATCAAATGCCTTAATTTCATTCGTCGTGATTAAAGGTCTGCGTAATGTTCTACAGGAGATTCAG GCTCTTAAGAGAGAGATCAGTAAAGCTCGTATTAGATTTATAGAACCTCTCATCAAGGGCCATGCTGGTTTGGAATATCTTAAAAATGCTTTTGCCAATCGATATGGACCACCAACTGATGCTTTATCCTCGCTAACAATTGCAAGGCAGTGGCTTTCCTCTGTGCATCCAATTGCAGAGCAAGAGTGGGATGAACACATAGATTCCCTAACTGCTCTGGAAAGTAACATAGAGTCTTCCCAAGTGCTACTTCCAACAACACTTCGTACTGGAGGATCCATTTCAATGGTGTCAAAGATTGGATCTTCAGCTACAG GTTCTAACCAACCAGAATGCAAGGGAGAAAGGGTGGATAAATTGGTTAGGCTTGGGTTGTTAAAGCTTGTAAGTGGGATAGGAGGACTGACACCAGAAGCTCTACCTGAAACTCTCAAACTTAATATATCCAGGCTGAGAGCTGTCCAGTCACAATTTCAGAAAATCATTGTTATTTCTACAAG CTTGTTGATCCTCCATCAAATTCTTCTGTCAGAGAAGTTAGTGTCCAATGCTCTGGACATGGAAAACTTAGCATCTGAGTGCATGAAGCAACTCTATGAACTATTAGACAGAGTTGAAGATGTTGGCATAGCAGAGATTGTTGTTAAAATTAGTGGGTTGTTAAAAGGCAAAGGCCTCGTTTTTGATGCTGAAAAGCTCCAAGCAAAGGAAAAGCTTATGGAAAACATGTTGGGAAAGAGCTTGCAAGCTGGGGATCCCATATTTGCGCGAGTGTCTCGCAGTATTTATCTAGCTTTGAGAGGGGTTGTTTTTGGAGGAACCGGTCATAAAGGAAGGGAATTGGCAGCCGCAGCTCTTCAGCGAGTAGGAGTAGCGCTTCTTGCAGATATGGTAGTGGAGGCTGCTGAAGTTTTAATTGTGGTGGCAACTGTTTCGTGCATGGTTCACAGGAGTTGGTACGAAAAGCTTCTTAACAACGTGTAA
- the LOC110609206 gene encoding uncharacterized protein LOC110609206 isoform X2: protein MTESKRMANGVALNFPANEEETTSSSLSPPLKAPPRRLRSRLLAEPKTPLSAEDIEAKLREANLRRQAKRQRAEHLRQRRNLSCHLHDNSKMIHEQEYLARKLARYWRRFVKLKKTTFSLAKAYRSLGINEESVKAMPFEQLALLIKSTATINTTKALVDRLESRLRLLWAIRGCQPSLANIDHLLRIAVVQNYTGSSSNNTQRGAKTTKSVKEEAQMPVTLSRYPVRVVLCAYMIMGHPDAVLNGQGECEVTLLESAVRFIREFELLLKIIIDGPIKTSQEEIASEIPSQKTFRFQLEAFDKAWCFYLHHFVSWKLKDAKLLEEDLVRAACQLEFSMMQSKLTLGDDGTLANDMEAIKKQVLDEQKLLREKVQHLSGNTGLKRMECALTEIRSKFIGDEESKSPLKSSSGQISSSCPPHSLEGSSVTNSSAKRIIDDHQSVDTLLVSENELLVNEIVHEYHRGLADTFNAADKDPNNVQEKVRETMERAFWDCVMESVKQDEPDFSWILKLIKEVRDELCEMSPQTWRQEIVETIDVDILSQVLSSGTLDMDYLGKILEFALVTLEKLSAPANDEELKSSHCKLLEELREIFKVGDKSNALISFVVIKGLRNVLQEIQALKREISKARIRFIEPLIKGHAGLEYLKNAFANRYGPPTDALSSLTIARQWLSSVHPIAEQEWDEHIDSLTALESNIESSQVLLPTTLRTGGSISMVSKIGSSATGSNQPECKGERVDKLVRLGLLKLVSGIGGLTPEALPETLKLNISRLRAVQSQFQKIIVISTRLLVDPPSNSSVREVSVQCSGHGKLSI from the exons ATGACGGAGTCGAAGAGGATGGCCAATGGAGTTGCCTTGAATTTTCCGGCTAACGAGGAGGAAACGACGTCCTCTTCTCTTTCACCTCCGCTGAAGGCGCCTCCTCGAAGGTTGAGGAGCCGTCTTCTCGCGGAGCCTAAAACCCCTCTCTCTGCTGAGGATATCGAAGCTAAGCTCAGAGAGGCTAATCTCCGTCGACAG GCTAAGAGACAAAGGGCAGAACATTTAAGGCAGAGAAGAAACTTGAGCTGCCATCTGCATGACAACTCAAAGATGATCCATGAGCAGGAGTATCTTGCAAGAAAGTTAGCAAG GTACTGGAGGCGTTTTGTGAAATTGAAGAAAACTACTTTCTCTTTGGCAAAAGCATATAGATCCTTGGGAATCAATGAAGAATCTGTTAAAGCAATGCCATTTGAGCAGCTTGCTCTCCTTATCAAGTCAACAGCAACCATTAATACCACAAAAGCTTTAGTTGACCGTCTGGAGAGTCGCCTCAGACTTTTGTGGGCCATTAGAGGTTGTCAACCTAGTCTAGCCAACATTGATCACCTCCTTAGGATTGCTGTTGTCCAAAATTATACAGGCAGTTCTAGCAATAATACCCAGAGAGGAGCCAAAACAACCAAGTCTGTTAAAGAGGAAGCTCAGATGCCAGTAACATTATCAAGATATCCAGTCAGAGTTGTGCTATGTGCATATATGATAATGGGACATCCAGATGCAGTTCTTAATGGACAAGGCGAGTGTGAGGTTACTCTGCTTGAATCTGCAGTTAGATTCATTAGAGAGTTTGAGTTGTTGCTCAAGATTATAATAGATGGCCCTATTAAAACTTCACAAGAGGAAATAGCCTCTGAAATTCCAAGTCAGAAGACCTTCAGATTTCAACTGGAAGCTTTTGATAAAGCATGGTGCTTTTACCTACATCACTTTGTGTCGTGGAAGTTAAAGGATGCTAAATTGTTGGAGGAGGATTTGGTGAGAGCTGCATGCCAACTTGAATTCTCTATGATGCAAAGCAAACTGACCTTAGGAGATGATGGAACTCTTGCTAATGATATGGAGGCTATCAAAAAGCAG GTTTTGGATGAGCAGAAACTTCTAAGGGAAAAAGTGCAGCATCTTAGTGGTAATACTGGACTTAAACGTATGGAATGTGCTCTTACTGAAATACGGTCTAAATTTATTGGAGACGAGGAATCTAAGAGTCCATTGAAGTCATCTTCTGGTCAAATTTCATCCTCATGTCCACCTCATTCATTGGAGGGTTCTTCAGTAACCAATTCTTCTGCCAAAAGGATCATTGATGACCATCAAAGCGTTGATACACTGTTGGTCAGTGAGAATGAATTACTTGTAAATGAAATTGTCCATGAATATCATCGTGGATTAGCTGATACTTTTAATGCTGCCGACAAAGATCCAAACAATGTTCAG GAAAAAGTGAGAGAAACAATGGAAAGGGCTTTTTGGGATTGTGTTATGGAATCTGTCAAACAGGACGAGCCTGATTTTAGTTGGATTCTAAAACTCATTAAGGAAGTTAGGGATGAGCTATGCGAGATGTCTCCTCAGACTTGGAGACAGGAGATTGTTGAAACTATAGATGTTGATATTCTCTCTCAG GTGCTGAGTTCAGGAACTTTAGATATGGATTATCTGGGGAAGATCTTAGAGTTTGCATTAGTAACTTTAGAGAAACTTTCTGCCCCAGCAAATGATGAAGAATTGAAGAGCTCTCACTGTAAATTGCTTGAAGAACTAAGAGAGATTTTTAAAGTTGGAGATAAATCAAATGCCTTAATTTCATTCGTCGTGATTAAAGGTCTGCGTAATGTTCTACAGGAGATTCAG GCTCTTAAGAGAGAGATCAGTAAAGCTCGTATTAGATTTATAGAACCTCTCATCAAGGGCCATGCTGGTTTGGAATATCTTAAAAATGCTTTTGCCAATCGATATGGACCACCAACTGATGCTTTATCCTCGCTAACAATTGCAAGGCAGTGGCTTTCCTCTGTGCATCCAATTGCAGAGCAAGAGTGGGATGAACACATAGATTCCCTAACTGCTCTGGAAAGTAACATAGAGTCTTCCCAAGTGCTACTTCCAACAACACTTCGTACTGGAGGATCCATTTCAATGGTGTCAAAGATTGGATCTTCAGCTACAG GTTCTAACCAACCAGAATGCAAGGGAGAAAGGGTGGATAAATTGGTTAGGCTTGGGTTGTTAAAGCTTGTAAGTGGGATAGGAGGACTGACACCAGAAGCTCTACCTGAAACTCTCAAACTTAATATATCCAGGCTGAGAGCTGTCCAGTCACAATTTCAGAAAATCATTGTTATTTCTACAAGGTTG CTTGTTGATCCTCCATCAAATTCTTCTGTCAGAGAAGTTAGTGTCCAATGCTCTGGACATGGAAAACTTAGCATCTGA